A stretch of DNA from Plasmodium brasilianum strain Bolivian I chromosome 3, whole genome shotgun sequence:
CGGTAAAAATAGCAGAACATTTGACACTTGACTGAGCGAAGTTGATAAAGCATCATTTGGAAAAAATCAACgtacaaataaattaaataaagaaggCGGAGGAGGGAACAAGAGAAGACACAATTGGGCACAAACCGCTTTCGTatgcaataaaataaaaatagaataaaaataaaataaaaatagaataaaaataaaataaaaatagaataaaaatagaataaaaataaaataaaataaaataaaaataaaataaaataaaaatagaataaaaataaaataaaaatagaataaaaatagaataaaaataaaataaaaataaaaataaaaataaaattaaattaaaaataaaataaaaataaagtaaaaaacaaagtaaatATGCCATGGATGACACCATAGTATTACCAGGTGAAGTAATAGGCAGCTCTTTGGACTATATATGTGGTGAGAACACCTATGTGttgaataatgaaataagGTCAGCTATATTGggtaaaaaaagtattactACTCttgctgctactactactactactgctactactgctactactgctactactgctactactgctgctactactactgctgctactactactgctgctactactactgctgctactactactgctgctactactactgctgctactactactgctgctactactactgctgctactactactgctgctactactactactgctactactgctactgctactactgctactactactactgatgataataatggtGAACATAAAAAGGTAATTAGTGTCGACAATGTAAAACATTTTGTCGCTCTTCCAAAAGTAGGGGATGTtgtaatatgtaaaatttataGAGTAAcgtttaatataatatattgtcATATTATACTGTCAAATAATAAACCTTTgaaaaattcatttaaagggtatataaacaaaagtgatatacatatatatgaaggaGAGCTTGGTGATAACTTTGACTGCTTTAAACAAGGGGATATTATAAAAGCTAAGGTTTTGTCAATCGGTCAGCATTCTTCctataaattatgtacagTTGGATCAGATTTGGGTGTTATAATAGCTTTAAGTGACAAAGGTTAGTAGAGAGGAAAAACTtgtacaaataatatttagtgtttatgtatacacaaaaatttgtaaatacatatgcaACACGTAgaataatttacatatatta
This window harbors:
- a CDS encoding exosome complex component CSL4; the encoded protein is MFYIVDTNYLFMFTIIIISSSSSSSSSSSSSSSSSSSSSSSSSSSSSSSSSSSSSSSSSSSSSSSSSSSSSSSSSSSSSSSSSSSSSSSSSSSSSSKSSNTFFTQYS